The window GATTCGCTGCGAAGACTCGTTTATCGCGGTCGGCTGGATTCGTCCCGACCCGGCCAGGGAGAGCCAAACGGGTCTGATCTTCGAACGGCACTCGACGAGTTGCTCGCCACCGGACTCGTCGGGTCGGAGCAGCATCCGTCTCTCGGTTGCAACATCAAGTGGAGGCCTGCGCCCGCTGTCCGTTAGAGGATTCGGGATTGCCGCTTCGAAACTGAGTGCCCGAAGGTCGAGTGTCGATTCGTCGATTCACGGTGCGATTTGTTTCGGTGGTTGTTTGAGACGAGTTATCTTGCCGGCCACCTTGCACTGGGTCAGGTTTCACGGGATCTGAGCCTCGGCGACTATGTCGTCGACATAGTTGGTGCCGGTGCCCTGTCCTGGTGGCTTCCAGGTCTCATCTTTCTGGTCACTCGCTTCGTTTCCTTTATGCCGGGCTCATCGTGGACTGCTTTCGCTGTGACGATTCCGATTGCGTTGCCACTGGCGGCGGGCGCAGGAGTTCACATGCCACTCATGCTGGGAGCCCTCATGTCCGGGGGTGTTATTGGTGACTTCGCGTCTCCACGGTCTGATACATCCATTATGTCATCGATGTCGGCTGCGTGTGATCACGTTGATCACATAGACACGCAGATGCCCTACGCGCTCCTGGTGGCTGGAGTCGCCTTCGTCGGATCCATCATTGCCGGTTTATTGGTCTGATCTCGTGTTTGACAATCGCGCATTTGGTTCGTGGTCGAGTATCATTATCGGCGGCGTCTTTTTTGCTCTGATATTTGAACTGCCGCTGGTCATGGCCGACTATCTGTCCGAGGGAGCAGTAGGACTCACCGCTACTACGATGGCATTTGGTGGGGTCGCCTTCCTGGGGTACGTGGTCATCGGGACGCTGCTTGGCAGGCCGGGCCAGCCTTCCGATCCATAGTAGAACCCGATGGGATCTGGGTCGATGGGCGCTCGTAAGATCTGGTTGGAAGCGCTTCCAACGTGGAATCGTCGTAGAATCAGCAAGGGGCACGGCAGAATGGTTGAGTCATTGATACGCGGAGAAGACCTGCACCGAGACGATCTGTCTGCCTACGAAAAGGCGGCGGCGGACGGCGTGGATCCGAGATGTGTCCCGCAGCACCTTCCGCCGTCAGGGGTGCCGGTCGGCAATGAGATCAGGTATCCTGAGTATCCAGACCTGGACCACGAGACGTGGGCGATACTGTTCGCGCGACAGGTTGAACTGCTGCGCGGTCGTGCGGGTGACGCCTTCATGGACGGTATCGAGATGCTTGATTTCCAGCCGGATCGAATTCCATATCTCGCGGAGCTCAGTGACCGGTTGCAGAAGGCGACGGGCTGGCAAGTTGCCCGCGTGCCAGGCCTGATCCACGAAAAGGATTTCTTTCACCTGCTGTCGCAACGGGTCTTTCCGTCCACGGACTACATTCGCGGCCGGGAGGAACTCGACTACACACCCGCTCCGGATCTCTTCCACGATATCTTCGGCCACATGCCGATGTTGACGGAGCCTGCGTTTGCCGACTTTTATCATCTCTTCGGTCAGGCCGCTCTGAAAGGTCAGGGGGCAGATCGTCCGCGCCTGGAGAGGTTGCACTGGTTTACCGTCGAGTTTGGACTCATCCGTCAGACCGAAGGAACGCGAGTATTCGGGGCCGGAATCTTATCGTCCAGGAACGAGGTGCTTCACGCTCTTTCCGATGACGTAGTTGTTCATCCGTTTGATCCCGATCGAATCGTTGAGCAAGACTACGATGTGTGGCACGTGCAGGAAGAGTTGTTTGCGCTTGAGTCATTCGACCAGCTTGTCGACGGTTTCCGGTCGTGGACGAACACTGCAGGGCTATTGTAGGACTGGGTCCTCTGAGCTGAGATGACCGATTTGGGCGAAGAGATAGAGCGAATTCGACTCCGCATCGTCGGCCGAGTCCAGGGTGTGGGATACAGACACTTCATTCGATCGCGCGCCCGGTCATTGGAGCTTCGTGGCTGGGTCCGCAATGAAGATGATGCCTCGGTTGTTGTCGAAGCAGAAGGCCTTAAGGCATCGCTCGACGCTCTGGTTCGCTCAGCAGCTGCGGGCCCACGAGGTGCGCGCGTAGATTCTGTCAGTCGGGAGCCGTTCGCGGGAAGTCGAGAGCTAATGGGCCCGTTCGAGGTTCGCTACATCGATTGACGGGCTGTTAGCTACTTCACTGCTGCGTGTGCGGGAATGGAGTAGTAGTTGGCGGCATAGTCACGCACCATTCGACGCGCCGAGAATTGATAGGTCAACTTCTTCATCGCGCTACGCATCTTGGCGATCCATGCGTCCGGTATACCATCTTCATTCCGCTCGTAAAAAGCGGGAAGGATCGAGTCCGCTAGCGCCTCATAGATGAAGGCTGAGTCCTGCCGGTCCTGTTCCTCCGGATCCATGTACGTGGCCGATGAGTCAGTCCCGATAGACCACCCGTTGGTGCCGTCATAGCCCTCCGGCCACCAACCATCCAGGATCGAGAGATTCAGGCCACCATGAACTGCGACCTTCTGGCCGCTGGTGCCGCTCGCCTCGTAAGGACGTCGTGGATTATTGAGCCAGATGTCGGCTCCGGAGACCAGCATGCGCCCGATCTCGATATCATAGTTCTCAAGAAACACGAGGCGCCCCGACAGAGCTGGAAGCTGAGTGAGCTCATAAATGTGTTGAATAAACTCTTTGCCCTGGACGTCAGCGGGGTGAGCCTTGCCAGCATAGATCATCTGCAGGGGCCGGTCGAACGATGCAAAGAACTCGATGGCACGCTCGATCTCGTAGAAGAAGAGTGGAGCGCGTTTGTAGGTTGCAAAACGTCGAGCGAAACCGATCGTCAAGAGATCCGGATCCAGTTGCGGATTCTGTGGAAGGGTCTGGCTTTTTACTTTCTGCGTTACATAGTCTACGAGTGCTCCCCTGAGGAGACGACGATAGGCCCATAGCTCTGCGGCAGGGATATCATCAACACGATTCCATGCATCGGGATCGTCCTTCCAGCGCGCAACATGTTTGTCGAGAAACGGTCTTGCTTTAGGACTAGTCCACGTGGGGAGATGTACTCCGTTCGTGATGTGTCCGATCGGGACCTGGTCAACAGGCCGATTGGCAAAAAGATGGTGCCACTGAGCGCGAGCTACATCGCCGTTCAGTCTGGAAACTCCGTTTGCGAAGCTTGACAATTTCAGGCCGAGGATGGTCATGGTGAACGCCTCGGTAAGGTCATTCGGATTGGCACGGCCAAAGGCCATCAACTCGCCCTCAGATATTCGCAGTGACTCTCGGAAGACCGACAGTTGGTCCAGGAGGAGCTGAGGGTCGAAGCGATCGTGTCCGGCCTTGACTGGTGTGTGGGTAGTGAATATGCAGTGGCTTCGAACCCAATTTTCCGCTTCCGGTCTAGGTGTGCCACTATCCAGTTGCTCGCGCAGCAGCTCGAGTGCCAGGAATGCGCTGTGGCCTTCGTTCATGTGGAAGCGCTCGGGGTTCAACCCGAGAGCGCGGATCATGCGAAGCCCGCCGATGCCGAGCAGGATTTCCTGGCGTATGCGGGTTCTTCGACTTCCTGCGTAGAGACGTCGTGTGAGGAAGCGATAGGGAAACGGGTTGGGCGGGATGTCGGAGTCGAGCAGGATCAGTTTTGTCTTGCCAACATGTATGATCCATGCGCGAAGGGTGATGGGCTGTGTTCCAAGGTCCACGGTCACGGTCACCGGCTGGCCCTGATCGTCGACGGCGAGGGTCGTGGGGAGGGAGGTTACGGGTTGGCAGGGATAGTCGGCCTGCTGTAGTCCTTCGGGACTGAAATGCTGCTTGAAGTAGCCCTCTCGAAGGAAGAGTCCGACCGCGGTCAGGGGCAATCCGAGATCGGACGCCGCCTTGGTGTGGTCACCTGCCAGGATGCCCAGACCGCCCGAGTACGTAGGGAGGCTTTCGTGAAGACCATACTCCATACAGAAATAGGCTGTCGGGGGGATGTCACTCAGCTCTCCCGGCGCATTGAGATAGGCGGCCATACGATCGAATAACTCATCGACAGCGATTCCGAAATCCCTGTCTTGCAGCACATCTTCGTTTGCATAGCGTAGCGCCTTGACAGGATTGTTGCCGGATGCACGAAAGACATCGGGGTTGAGTTGCCGATAGACATCCAGAGCCTCTGGATGCCAACTCCACCATAAGTTGTTTGCGATTACATCGAGTTTCTGACGTGTATTCATTTCACATTGTTGGTAGGCGCACACGAAATTGGGGAGTCAGGACGCAGGCCAGGTGCACGCCGGTCGGCCGTGGGAAGATGCGTCGTATATCGGCGTAGGGGCGGAAATATACACATGTCTTTATGAAGGTGCGACGAAGGTAGAGGCTGCCGACATTTTGTCTTGTGGCGTGATCTGCTATCCCATTGGAAGCACAACAGACTCGAGATGCAACTCAGGGCACTAAGGAAGGAAGCGATCGAGAGCCTCAAAGACGTGGGTGTCGAGGCGGCCGGTGTCTGCGTCGACTGGCTTTTGGGAGATGTGCTCAAAATGACTCGAACCGAGATCATCGTACACTCGACAGTGGAGGTAACGTCGGCGGCCGAGGACATTGTTCGAAGCGGGCTGGTGCGCCGGGCGACTGGAGAGCCAATCCAATATATCGTCGGTTGGACCGAGTTTTATGGACTGCGGCTGGAGGTCGACAACCGGGCTCTCATTCCGCGTCCGGAGACGGAACTACTTGTGGATGAGGTTCTCCGACTTACGGAAGGCGTGCCGGGATGCAGGGTGCTTGATGTGGGAACTGGCAGCGGCTGCATCGCGCTCGCCGTCAAGTCGCAGCGGCCTGATGGTCAGATTGTCGCGTGCGATATCAGTGAGGACGCGCTGGCACTGGCAAGAACCAACAGCGCGCAACTCGACCTACCGGTGACATTCTTACTTGCGGATGTCGAGAAAGGCCAATCGATGGCAGCTGTCGGGTACGGTTTTGATGTCATGGTTTCCAATCCTCCGTACATACCGACCCGGGAGCTTGCGGCTCTGCCGAAGGAGATTATTCAGCACGAGCCAGTCGAGGCTCTGGATGCAGGACTGGATCCACTTCGATACTATCGAGCACTGATTGATCGTGCGTCGGAGACTGTTGTGAACGGCGGCAGGCTTGTGGCGGAAGTGCACAGCGACTATGGGTCGCAGGTTGCGGTTCTGGCGCGCCGGAAGGGCCTGTCAGACGTTCGACTCAGCGCTGATCTGGCGGGACTGCCTCGCATGGTCGTCGCAACTGTCGGACACGGAAGGGACTTGTCGCGATCGTCCGTTGATCGAGAGAGCTAGTTCGTTTCGACGAAAGTTTCGAACGACTCCGAGACGTAGGCCTTCGATCCGATAAAGGTGAGGATCTGCAGAAACTCCCCGGCACCGACAAATCCAGGAAGACGCGTAATGTAGTCTCCGCTGGCGTCAAGGAAGACGGTTGTGGGTGTACCGCTCGCACCGAGCCCCATTGCGAGTTCGGCCGATGTAAGTTCGTAGCCTCGAAAATTTACCACATCATCAACCGAATCAATATTGAGTCGTGTGACGGTGAAATGATTCGCCAGATAGGCCTGAACATCCGGTACGGTATAGACGTCTGTCTGGAGTCGCGAGCACCATCCACACCAGGGAGCATAGATATCAACGAGCACGGGGCGGTCTTTTTCTACGGCGATTTGCAGGCCGTCCTCAAACGCGAGCCAGTTGACGCCTTCGGCCGGTTCGCTCGCGGATTGGCTCCAGGCTACGCCAGGTAGGGCGCAGGACAGGAAAAGTGTGAGGAGGACTGAGCGAGGCACGTCTAACGTCTAGGAGTCTCTGAGTCTACGGAATACGTTGAGGAATCTCTCAGATGCCGTTTCCCAGTTGATTGTTTCAAATACGCGCCCGGTATTTGATCTCCAGGTGTCCAACTGATCCGGAGCGGAGATCATTTCGCGCAGCCGCTCGCCCACATGGTCCACGCTTCCAGGTGCAGCAAGTCGGCCTATGTCGAATTGTGAGACGATTTTGCTGAGTTCAGGGAGGTCGCTGGCGAGGACGGGTATTCCCGCCATCAGGTATTCGAAAAGTTTATTTGGGAGCGCCAGGTGATGGTTCAGACAGGTGTCCTCGAGCAACGTTACACCGACGGTTGCCGATGCGGTATAGTCGAGCAATTGGTCGGGAGGGACTGGATCAAGGAAATGCACTCGATCTTGTATGTCGAGAGACGCCGCCAGGTCTTGGAGGGACGCGCGTAGCGGGCCGTCACCCAGGAACACAAAGTGAGCGTCAGGGACGACGGCAGCCGCTTCTACTAGTATGGTGCAGCCCCGATCTTTTCGAATGTGTCCCTGGTGCAGGATAATCGGTGTTTTGTCGCGAAGTCCCAGTCTGTTTCGCAATACGTTGGACGGCTGGAGGGGGCGTAATGGGGGGACGTTTTCGACAACGGTCGGTAGGGGAACGTGATACTGTTGTGAGATTTGATCGGCGATGGACTGGTTGACGGTGAAGACGGCATCGCATGAGGCAATATTGCGGGCTTCAACGTAGCGCCAGAACGACGAAACCCACGGTCGGCCGACGGTGGATGAGACGTGAGGGTACAGTTCACGTGCGTCGTATGTGAGTTTAGCGCCAGTGCGGTGTGCGGCGGATCGCGCCGCGGGCAGGGCGTAAAGGTCACTTGC of the Rhodothermales bacterium genome contains:
- a CDS encoding phenylalanine 4-monooxygenase is translated as MVESLIRGEDLHRDDLSAYEKAAADGVDPRCVPQHLPPSGVPVGNEIRYPEYPDLDHETWAILFARQVELLRGRAGDAFMDGIEMLDFQPDRIPYLAELSDRLQKATGWQVARVPGLIHEKDFFHLLSQRVFPSTDYIRGREELDYTPAPDLFHDIFGHMPMLTEPAFADFYHLFGQAALKGQGADRPRLERLHWFTVEFGLIRQTEGTRVFGAGILSSRNEVLHALSDDVVVHPFDPDRIVEQDYDVWHVQEELFALESFDQLVDGFRSWTNTAGLL
- a CDS encoding acylphosphatase, which encodes MTDLGEEIERIRLRIVGRVQGVGYRHFIRSRARSLELRGWVRNEDDASVVVEAEGLKASLDALVRSAAAGPRGARVDSVSREPFAGSRELMGPFEVRYID
- the glgP gene encoding alpha-glucan family phosphorylase translates to MNTRQKLDVIANNLWWSWHPEALDVYRQLNPDVFRASGNNPVKALRYANEDVLQDRDFGIAVDELFDRMAAYLNAPGELSDIPPTAYFCMEYGLHESLPTYSGGLGILAGDHTKAASDLGLPLTAVGLFLREGYFKQHFSPEGLQQADYPCQPVTSLPTTLAVDDQGQPVTVTVDLGTQPITLRAWIIHVGKTKLILLDSDIPPNPFPYRFLTRRLYAGSRRTRIRQEILLGIGGLRMIRALGLNPERFHMNEGHSAFLALELLREQLDSGTPRPEAENWVRSHCIFTTHTPVKAGHDRFDPQLLLDQLSVFRESLRISEGELMAFGRANPNDLTEAFTMTILGLKLSSFANGVSRLNGDVARAQWHHLFANRPVDQVPIGHITNGVHLPTWTSPKARPFLDKHVARWKDDPDAWNRVDDIPAAELWAYRRLLRGALVDYVTQKVKSQTLPQNPQLDPDLLTIGFARRFATYKRAPLFFYEIERAIEFFASFDRPLQMIYAGKAHPADVQGKEFIQHIYELTQLPALSGRLVFLENYDIEIGRMLVSGADIWLNNPRRPYEASGTSGQKVAVHGGLNLSILDGWWPEGYDGTNGWSIGTDSSATYMDPEEQDRQDSAFIYEALADSILPAFYERNEDGIPDAWIAKMRSAMKKLTYQFSARRMVRDYAANYYSIPAHAAVK
- the prmC gene encoding peptide chain release factor N(5)-glutamine methyltransferase; protein product: MQLRALRKEAIESLKDVGVEAAGVCVDWLLGDVLKMTRTEIIVHSTVEVTSAAEDIVRSGLVRRATGEPIQYIVGWTEFYGLRLEVDNRALIPRPETELLVDEVLRLTEGVPGCRVLDVGTGSGCIALAVKSQRPDGQIVACDISEDALALARTNSAQLDLPVTFLLADVEKGQSMAAVGYGFDVMVSNPPYIPTRELAALPKEIIQHEPVEALDAGLDPLRYYRALIDRASETVVNGGRLVAEVHSDYGSQVAVLARRKGLSDVRLSADLAGLPRMVVATVGHGRDLSRSSVDRES
- a CDS encoding thioredoxin fold domain-containing protein, with the protein product MPRSVLLTLFLSCALPGVAWSQSASEPAEGVNWLAFEDGLQIAVEKDRPVLVDIYAPWCGWCSRLQTDVYTVPDVQAYLANHFTVTRLNIDSVDDVVNFRGYELTSAELAMGLGASGTPTTVFLDASGDYITRLPGFVGAGEFLQILTFIGSKAYVSESFETFVETN
- a CDS encoding glycosyltransferase, with translation MRNRLGLRDKTPIILHQGHIRKDRGCTILVEAAAVVPDAHFVFLGDGPLRASLQDLAASLDIQDRVHFLDPVPPDQLLDYTASATVGVTLLEDTCLNHHLALPNKLFEYLMAGIPVLASDLPELSKIVSQFDIGRLAAPGSVDHVGERLREMISAPDQLDTWRSNTGRVFETINWETASERFLNVFRRLRDS